In the Candidatus Methanosphaera massiliense genome, AAAAATTGTTATAAAAATCTAATAAAATAAATATTTTTTTAATAATTATCAAGCATTTTATAAAAAATGTACATTGCAATAAATTCTAAAAATATTTTTTTAACCAAAATGAAATATAATAAACTAGTCTTTAAATAGTTGATAATATATAATCTGTAGTAGAGGAGGAAAAAACAAGGAATATCATGTCAAAAGATAAACTTTGTAACATTTTTCCTCAAAAAATATCAAAAATTTATGGAGATTATAAAAATGACCGAAATGAAAAAATTTCTAGCAGAAATAGTAGGTACATTTATTCTTGTATTCTTTGGTACAGCATCAGTTGTACTAACATTATTCATTAATAATGGACAAACGTTCCCTAGTATTTACAACATAGGAATAACAATGCCGGACTGGGTGGGAATAGGTTTAGCATTTGGTCTAGCATTAGCCGTAGCAATTTATGCATTTGGTCCTATATCTGGAGCTCATTTCAACCCTGCAGTAACCATAGGATTATGGGCAGGTAAGAAATTCCCAGGATCAGATGTAATACCTTACTTAATAGCACAATTTATTGGAGCTATACTAGCTTCAGCAGCTTTATTAGCTATTTCCGGTACTCCAGCATCATCCATTGGTGCACTAGGTGGTGTAGGACCATTCGGAGATATTGGAATGGTTGGTATGTTCATTGCTGAGTTCTTAGGTACATTCCTATTAATGTACGTAATTATGGCAACAGCAGTAGATAAAAAAGCACCTGCAGCTGATGCAGCATTAAGTATTGGTTTAGTATTAGCAGGTATTGTAATAGCAATAGGTAACTACACTGGTGCAGGTGTAAACCCAGCACGTGCATTCTCACCTATGTTATTAAACTACTTTGTAACAGGTGCAAACGCATTTATTTACTATCCAATTTATCTATTTGCACCAATAGTTGGAGCAATTGTAGCTGTATACTTATACGACTACTTCCACAAAGAAATAGGTTACTAAAATATAATTGTAATAATCTACTTATTACAATTTTTTTATCAACTCCTTCAAATAATAAAAACTATTTTCTAAAAAATTTTATCAAAAATATTCTTTTTGCCAAATGGTTCATTTGTATTAAATAAATTATTAATAAGAAAACTTATAAATTTTATATACATTACACTTATTAATAAAAGGGATAATAAATGATTTCAGAAAAAAATATTAAGAAATATGCTAGTAGTGTTTTAATATCCACTGTTGATAGATTATTTGATCATAAAGAAATATTGATAGATAACTTTTATAAAGACTTTGTTAAATCTAATAAGAAAAATAAGAAATTGAAAAATAATTACAAAGATAATGAAGTAGTTGATGAGTTACTCCTTGAAGAATTAGAAAAAAGTTTCACACGTAATGACATTGGATATGCCTTACAGAGTGAAATGGTTAAAGCAAATGAAGATGCTTTAGATGATTTATCAACAATATTAGATGAAAAACTAAGACCTATTGCATATAGTCTTAGATCAGTATTTAATGATAATAATCAATATGACCAGTTTAAAAAGTATGTTACAGAAAACCTTGTTGTATCTAAAATGAATTTAAGTACAGCCACAGTTAAAGCATTAAAAACCATGAATATATCTGGTAATAAATCACTTCAAATCATTCAACTTATTAGCCAAGTTGACAACTAGTTTTAAATTTAAACTTGTACTGAGAATATACAAGTTTATACACTTTTTTTATAAAAATATTAATGATAAACTTAATAATATTAAAAAACCTATTTAAAATCAGTATTTTATATCACATCATGTACATAAAAACTACTTTTTTTATTAATACATTGTGTATTCGAAAAAATAATAAATAAAAAAAGAATGAAGGAGTTTATATTCCTTCTGTTTTATCAATATGTTTTGTTACTTCAACCATTAATTTATGAAAGTCAAGGGAATCTCTATCACGTGGCCTTGGTAAATCATCATTGATTATTTTTTTAATAGTACCTGGCCTTTTTGAGAAGACAACAATTTCATCTGCTAAGTAAACGGCCTCTTCTACATCATGAGTAACAAACACAATAGATCTATTACGTTTTCTCCAATTCTCAACTATTTGTTCTTGAAGATTTCTTTTTGTTTGGAAATCTAATGCACTGAATGGCTCATCCATTAATAATGTTTCAGAATGATTAATCATAGACCTGATAATAGCAACACGTTGTTTCATTCCACCAGATAATTCATGAGGATAACTATATGCAAAGTCTTTAAGTCCAACAGCATCAAGATATTTCAATGCTCTTTCCTTATTTTCTTCCTCTGATTCTCCTGCTATTTTTAAACCAAATGTTACATTATCCATTACATTAAGCCATGGAAATAATGAATATTCCTGAAAGATAAATCCTCTATCACTTGAAGGTTTTTTTACTATATTACCATTATGTTTTATAGTACCTTCTGTTGGATTTTCAAATCCCTCCATCAACCTAAGTAGTGTTGTCTTACCACAACCAGATGGACCTATGAAACATACAAATTTACCTGTTTCAAGAGTTAGGTTAATGTTTTTTAATGCTGTAACCTCTTCATTTTCATTGTTAATGAATCTTTTTGATACGTTTTCTATCTCAAATGTCATATAGTCACCTTACCAGAATATTTGTTCTTGTATTTTTGTAAATATGAAATCAAATACTATTCCAATAAATCCTATTAATAACATACCTACTACTGTTGAACCAGTATCAAATATATTTGTTGATGTTAAAATCATATAACCTATACCAGAACTTGAACCAATCAT is a window encoding:
- a CDS encoding MIP/aquaporin family protein, producing MTEMKKFLAEIVGTFILVFFGTASVVLTLFINNGQTFPSIYNIGITMPDWVGIGLAFGLALAVAIYAFGPISGAHFNPAVTIGLWAGKKFPGSDVIPYLIAQFIGAILASAALLAISGTPASSIGALGGVGPFGDIGMVGMFIAEFLGTFLLMYVIMATAVDKKAPAADAALSIGLVLAGIVIAIGNYTGAGVNPARAFSPMLLNYFVTGANAFIYYPIYLFAPIVGAIVAVYLYDYFHKEIGY
- a CDS encoding ABC transporter ATP-binding protein, translating into MTFEIENVSKRFINNENEEVTALKNINLTLETGKFVCFIGPSGCGKTTLLRLMEGFENPTEGTIKHNGNIVKKPSSDRGFIFQEYSLFPWLNVMDNVTFGLKIAGESEEENKERALKYLDAVGLKDFAYSYPHELSGGMKQRVAIIRSMINHSETLLMDEPFSALDFQTKRNLQEQIVENWRKRNRSIVFVTHDVEEAVYLADEIVVFSKRPGTIKKIINDDLPRPRDRDSLDFHKLMVEVTKHIDKTEGI